Within the Microbacterium sp. CGR2 genome, the region AAGTCCGCGTCCTCGAGCGTGCGGCGTCGCACTTCGCCGTCGCGGACTCCGCGCGCGGTCAGTCGATCCTCCAGCGCAGCCGAGGCGGAGTCGAGTTCGGCAGCGATGGCATCGCGACCTTCCCCGAGGCCTCGCGCCAGAACGCCCACCTGCTCGACCTTCTGATCCGCGAACGCGAGCCAGGAAGCCAGACGAGTGTCGAGAAGGGTCTCGTCGGTGACGTCGTGCGGCACATGCAGCAAAGACGTCGAGGTTGCGGCGGAGACGGGGGTACCGAGTCCGCGCAGAACCTCGAGCTTGTCGAAGGCCGCGGCCAGGTCACCGCGCCAGATGTTGTGCCCGTCGATCACACCACCGACGAGCGTCTTCCCTTCCAAGCCCGGCACCGGCGCGGGAACGCCACCGCGCACCAGGTCGACCGCGATCGCCTCGATCGGGGCGGCGGCGAGCACCGTGAACACGTCGCCGAGGTCTGCGTACGGCGCAGCCACGAGAATCGACGGCCGCTCCGCTGCCGCGCCCAGCACAGCGAGAGCGGATGCCGCGGCATCCGCCAGCTGCGACGTCGACGCCGGCAGCGACTCGCTGACGAGCGCCGGCTCATCCAGCTGAACCCATTCGGCTCCGGCTGCTTTGAGCTTGGCGAGCAGCTCGACATAGACGGGCAGCACGTCGGCAAGTCGTGACAGCGGATCGAAGCCTTCGGGCGTATCGTCCGAAGCTTTCGCCAGAGCCAGCAGTGTGACCGGCCCGACGATCACGGGGCGGGTGACGAGTCCGGCGGCCGCCGCCTCGGCGACCTCTCGCACCAGACGCTCGCTGGACAGGGAGAACACCGTCTCCGGGCCGATCTCCGGGACCAGGTAGTGGTAGTTGGAGTCGAACCACTTCGTCATCTCCAGCGGCGCGCGGTCACCTTCGCCGCGGGCGATGGTGAAGTAGGCGGGCAGACCGATCGTGCCGTCGGCCGACCGCAGGTTCTCGAAGCGTGCAGGGATCGCACCGACGGTGGTCGCAGCGTCGAGCACCTGGTCGTAGTAGGAGAACGACTCCGGGATCGCCGAGTCGGTGCGTCCGAGACCGAGCGCCGTGAGCCGCTCGCGGGTGGTCGCACGCAGTTCGGATGCGGTCCGTTCCAGCTCCGCCTCGTCGATGCGGCCGGCCCAGAACGCCTCCACCGCCTTCTTGAGCTCACGGCGGCGGCCGATGCGGGGGTAGCCGAGGATGGTGCCCTCGGGGAATGCAGTCATGATCTTTCCTTTCGGCGGGGTCTTGTCGACGTGGTCGGTTCGGGTTCAGTGGCGCAGGGCGGGAAGGATGCCGGCGTCGGAGAGCACGGTGAGAACGGTATCGTGCTGATTGAAGGCGTAAAGGTGCACACCGGGTGCGCCGCCGGCGACCACATCTCGAGTGAGGCGCGCCGCCCACTCGATTCCGATCGCCCGACGGCCCTCGGTCGTGGGCTCGACATCGAGGGCGATGGCGAGCTCGCTCGGAAGGTCTTCGCCGGTCAGTTCGAGCACGCGGGCGAGGCGGGCCGGCGACGTGATCGGCATGATGCCCGGAAGGATGGGGATCGTGACTCCGGCGTTGCGCGCACGCTCGACGAAGGCGAGATAGTCGTCCGGGTGGAAGAACAGCTGCGTGATCGCGAAGGTGGCTCCCGCGGCCTGCTTCGCCAGCAGCGCCTCGAACTCCTGCGCGCGATGCGTCGCTCGTGGGTGCCCCTTCGGGAAAGCGGCGACGGCGATGTTGACCTTGCGCCGCGGCGCCACCCTGGCAGCACCGGGGAACCCGGGCACCGGAGACTCCTCGTACGGAGCCCGCTCGGCCTGCGCGCGGTCGATCAGCTGCACGAGCTGGGCCGCGCTCTCCAGATCGCCGAGGAACCCCTCGGTCTGTCCGAGCGGCGGATCTCCGCGAAGCGCGAGGAAGCTCAGGATGCCGGCGTCGAGGAACTCCCGGATGAGCGCCGCCGCACCGGCATACGTGTTGCCCACGCAGGTCAGGTGGGCGAGCGGCTCGACGTCGGTGTGTTCGCGGATGAAGCGGAGCACGTCGAGCGAGCGCCCTCCGGTCGACCCGCCGGCGCCATAGGTCACGGAGAGGAACTCGGGTCCTGCGGCGGCGAGACGACGGACGGTCTCGTGCAGGGCCTCCTCGTTCGAGGCCGATCGCGGCGGATAGAGCTCGAAGGAGAACGGCACGCGGGCGGTGCCTGAGGTCTCGATCTCGGAAGACATCTCTCTCCTGGGGACAGGGCGGGCCGGGGGCCGCGCACGACACACTGGGGCATCGTTCGCGGGCGGGTGCCGGGCTCGGCTGTCGCTCCACGTCCGGGGCTAACCGGGCGTTTCCAGAAACTTAGAACACGGCGGAGGGCGGCCGCACGAGTGTGACGCCGTGTGTCGCACGGCGCATAGGCTCGAGGCATGTCGTCGCCGTTCGGATCCTGGCCCTCCCCCTTCTCCGCCGCCTCGGTCGCGGCATCCACCCCGCGCATCGACGGCGCACGGTTCGTCGGTGCGGAGATCTGGTGGGGCGAATCGGTGCCGGCTGAGGGCGGGCGCGTCACCGTCCGCAGCTCGAGCGGAGCCGAGATCCTGCCTGCGCCGTGGAGTGCGCGCTCACGCGTCCACGAATACGGCGGTGGAGCGTGGACGGCGGATGCCGACGGCATCCTGTACTTCGTCGACGGCCGCGATCAGCGTGTGTACCGACTCGAGCACAGCGGCACACCGCAGGCGCTCACGGCACCCGGTCCGGCGCATGGCGGTCTGCGCGTGCAGCACGGGCGCCTCCTCGCCGTGCGCGAGGACCTGAGCGTCGAGCCGCATCAGCGAGCGATCGTCGAGATCCCTCTCGACGGGAGCGCCGCGGATGACGACACGGCGACCCGCGTCTTCGTGCAGGGGACGGCGTTCTTCGCGCATCCTTCGCTGTCACCCGATCAGACGCGCATCGCCTGGATCGAGTGGAGCGGCGTGCGGATGCCGTGGGACAGTGCTCTCCTGTCCATCACGGCGGTCGACGACCAGACGTTCGCGCCGCTCTCGACCCGGGCCGCACTGCAGCCCGAGTGGGTCTCCGACACAGAGGTGCTCTACAGCGATGACCCGAGCGGACGGTGGCAGCTGCAGCGGTTGGCGCTCGACCATCTGACGCCGCGTGCCGACCCGACGGCGCTCACGGCCTCGGATGCCGACACCGGATACGGCCTGTGGGTGCTCGGGAACCGGTGGTACCAGCCCCTCGCCGACGGCAGGATCGTCGCCGTCCGCACGAACGGTCGCGACGAGGTGGTGGAGATCGGCCCAGATGGCGACACACGCACGATCGACATCCCCTGCGACGGGCACGTCAGCATCGAGGACGTCTCCGGCTCCCGGGTCCTGCTCGTCGGGAACGGATCTGCTGTCGAACCGGGTGTCTGGTGCGCGGACCTCGACACCGACGAGATCGCCTCCGTCGTCGGTGGTCGGCCAGTCGACGCGGACTGGATGCCGTCGGCCGCGCCGATCGTCGTCGAGGGCGCTCACGGTCCCGTGCATGCCTTCGCCTACCCGCCGGCCAACCCGGACGTCGCCGCACCCGCCGGCGAACTGCCTCCCTATGTCGTGTTCGTGCACGGTGGACCTACCGCGCACGTCACCGGCGCCGCCTCCGCGGCGATCGCCTTCTACACCAGCCGCGGCATCGGCGTGCTGGACGTGAACTACGGCGGATCGACGGGATATGGGCGCGCCTACCGGGAGCGACTGCGCGGAGAGTGGGGCGTGGTCGATGTCGACGACGTCATCGCGGCAGCCCGAGGCCTGGCGGATGCCGGACTCGCGGACCCGGCACGCATCGCCATCCGCGGCGGGTCAGCCGGAGGCTGGACTGTTCTTTCCGCGCTCGTGCGAGGAGGAACTTTCGCCGCCGGGATCAGCCGGTACGGCGTCGCCGACCTCCGGATGCTCGCGGAGCACTCCCACGACTTCGAGGAGCACTACATCTCGGGCCTGGTCGGTCCGCTGCCGGCCTCCGAGGATCTCTACATCGAGCGGTCACCGCTCACGAACGCGGAACGCATCGAGGTGCCGGTGCTGCTCATGCAGGGCGCGGAGGATCGCGTCGTCCCGCCCTCGCAGTCGGAGGCGCTTCGCGATGCTCTGGCGGCTCGCGGGATCGACCACGAGTACGTGCTCTACCCGGGTGAAGGACACGGGTTCCGCAGCGCCGAGACCATCGTCGATGCTCTCGAGCGCGAGCTGACCTTCCTCGGGCGCGTGTTCGCGTTCACGCCTCGCCTCTGACTGGCGGTGCGTCGGTGCGAAGGCGCGACAGTGCGCGGTCTACTCGCCGACGCGGTTCCGCAGGCGCATGGCGCGGTCTGCCTCGCGAGTGTCCTGGCGCTCGCGCAAGGTCTGGCGCTTGTCGTACTCGCGCTTTCCCTTGG harbors:
- the metE gene encoding 5-methyltetrahydropteroyltriglutamate--homocysteine S-methyltransferase, whose translation is MTAFPEGTILGYPRIGRRRELKKAVEAFWAGRIDEAELERTASELRATTRERLTALGLGRTDSAIPESFSYYDQVLDAATTVGAIPARFENLRSADGTIGLPAYFTIARGEGDRAPLEMTKWFDSNYHYLVPEIGPETVFSLSSERLVREVAEAAAAGLVTRPVIVGPVTLLALAKASDDTPEGFDPLSRLADVLPVYVELLAKLKAAGAEWVQLDEPALVSESLPASTSQLADAAASALAVLGAAAERPSILVAAPYADLGDVFTVLAAAPIEAIAVDLVRGGVPAPVPGLEGKTLVGGVIDGHNIWRGDLAAAFDKLEVLRGLGTPVSAATSTSLLHVPHDVTDETLLDTRLASWLAFADQKVEQVGVLARGLGEGRDAIAAELDSASAALEDRLTARGVRDGEVRRRTLEDADFSRVSYEERESAQEALGLPALPLTTIGSFPQTGDIRRARAQFIRGEVPQEDYEEFLRREVASVVSLQEELGLDVLVHGEPERNDMVQYFAENLDGFAVTENGWVQSYGSRATRPSILWGDVSRPAPITVAWSSYAQSLTTKHMKGMLTGPVTILAWSFVRDDQPLGETANQVALALREEIGDLEAAGIEVIQVDEPALRELLPLKKADQAAYLDWSVGSFRLATGGAAAGTQVHTHLCYSEFGVVIDAIRALDADVTSIEAARSRMEVVADIAESGFDHGIGPGVYDIHSPRVPTVDEVESLLRRAVEEIPTRQLWVNPDCGLKTRGYDETTASLRNIVEATRRVRADVSVSV
- a CDS encoding methylenetetrahydrofolate reductase, with product MSSEIETSGTARVPFSFELYPPRSASNEEALHETVRRLAAAGPEFLSVTYGAGGSTGGRSLDVLRFIREHTDVEPLAHLTCVGNTYAGAAALIREFLDAGILSFLALRGDPPLGQTEGFLGDLESAAQLVQLIDRAQAERAPYEESPVPGFPGAARVAPRRKVNIAVAAFPKGHPRATHRAQEFEALLAKQAAGATFAITQLFFHPDDYLAFVERARNAGVTIPILPGIMPITSPARLARVLELTGEDLPSELAIALDVEPTTEGRRAIGIEWAARLTRDVVAGGAPGVHLYAFNQHDTVLTVLSDAGILPALRH
- a CDS encoding S9 family peptidase, whose product is MSSPFGSWPSPFSAASVAASTPRIDGARFVGAEIWWGESVPAEGGRVTVRSSSGAEILPAPWSARSRVHEYGGGAWTADADGILYFVDGRDQRVYRLEHSGTPQALTAPGPAHGGLRVQHGRLLAVREDLSVEPHQRAIVEIPLDGSAADDDTATRVFVQGTAFFAHPSLSPDQTRIAWIEWSGVRMPWDSALLSITAVDDQTFAPLSTRAALQPEWVSDTEVLYSDDPSGRWQLQRLALDHLTPRADPTALTASDADTGYGLWVLGNRWYQPLADGRIVAVRTNGRDEVVEIGPDGDTRTIDIPCDGHVSIEDVSGSRVLLVGNGSAVEPGVWCADLDTDEIASVVGGRPVDADWMPSAAPIVVEGAHGPVHAFAYPPANPDVAAPAGELPPYVVFVHGGPTAHVTGAASAAIAFYTSRGIGVLDVNYGGSTGYGRAYRERLRGEWGVVDVDDVIAAARGLADAGLADPARIAIRGGSAGGWTVLSALVRGGTFAAGISRYGVADLRMLAEHSHDFEEHYISGLVGPLPASEDLYIERSPLTNAERIEVPVLLMQGAEDRVVPPSQSEALRDALAARGIDHEYVLYPGEGHGFRSAETIVDALERELTFLGRVFAFTPRL